The stretch of DNA GTTGTTTTATCGAAAAGCGGCAAAGCGCTGTTTATTGATTTTGGTTACGATTTTATTGGCGGAATCGGATCTGGGAGTGACAGGGCTTCAAGAAGACCTTGGTTATATACTCTTTCAAGGTTAAAGGAACAGTACGGAGTTGAAAAAATTGATGTTGTCATTCCAACCCATTTTCATGATGATCATGTGGCGGGAATAAACCTATTGCGGGATGTAGAAGGAACTGAGGTTTGGTGCCCTGAAAATGTGTCAGAGGTTTTAGAAAACCCTAAAAAATATGATTTGCCGTGTGTGTGGTATGATCCGATAAAAGTGGATAAACAGCTGACGTTAAACCAAATATTTAAGTGGGAAGAGTTTGAATTTATTGTTTATGAGCAGGCAGGGCATACACTATATGCGGCTGCTATTGAATTTATCGTAGATGGTAAGAAAGTTCTTGCAATTGGAGACCAATATCAAGGTGATAATGGCCAATTCAATTATGTGTATCATAACCGATTCAGAATATCGGACTACATTGACAGCGCTGAACTCTATAAGTCTGTTAAACCTGACCTTATTATTTCTGGACATTGGGATCCAATCGTTGTAACTGAGGAATTTCTTCTGCAAATTGAAGAAAAAGGGAAGGTGCTTGAACAACTACATAAAGACCTTTTGCCTTTAGGTGAACTGGATTTTGGGGCGGAAGGCTTTGGGGCGTCCATACAGCCATACCAGACAGAGGTACAGTCAGGGCAAAATTTTTCAGTAACCGTTGAAATAAAGAACCCGTTCCCAGAAGAAAACGAGATCATTGCGAAAATGATCACGCCAGACAGCTGGGAAATTAATAAGAGAGAATTCAATACAAAGCTGCCTGGCAATGAAACCGCACAATTTACAACATCCATTACAATTCCTGCAGGAACAACGGGCTACAGGGAACGAATAGCAGTGGACCTTACCGTAGGTAAGCGTCGTTTCGGACAGCATGCAGAAGCACTTGTAACAATAAAGGATCTGCCAATTTTAGGAGGTGCAAAAAATGACTGAAAAAAATATTTCGATGATGGAAAAACAACTGCCGAAAACAAAAGAAAAAACCTTACATATGATTGGAAATGCTCATCTTGACCCCGTATGGCTATGGCAATGGCAGGAGGGATTCCAGGAAACAAAAGCAACATTTAGGTCTGCGCTTGATCGGATGAAGGAGTATCCTGATTTCGTGTTCACGAATAGTTCAGCCGCTAATTATGAATGGATTGAAAACAATGAGCCTGAGATGTTTGAAGAAATCAAACAGCGTATTCAAGAAGGCCGGTGGGAAATTGTCGGCGGCTGGTGGATTCAGCCGGATTGCAATCTCCCGAGCGGGGAGTCGTTTGTACGCCAAGGTCTTTATGGTCAGCGTTATTTCCACGAGAAATTTGGGGTAACCGCAAAGGTTGGCTATAATGTTGATAGTTTTGGACATCATGGTATGCTTCCACAAATATTAAAGAAAAGCGGCATGGATTATTATATTTTTATGCGTCCAAGCCCGCAGGAAAAAGGACTTCCAGGAAGGTTGTTCTGGTGGGAATCAGATGACGGCTCACGCGTTTTAGCCTATCGAATTCCATTTGAATATTGTACATGGGGCAAGGATGTTGAAAAACATATACGTAGAAATGCAGGAGAATTAAAAGCACCATTTAATGATTTAATGACATTTTACGGTGTTGGTAACCATGGCGGTGGTCCAACGAAGGAAAATATTGAAAGCATTAAACAATTGAATGAAAATTCGTCATATCCAACGCTCGTGTTTAGCACAGTAAATAAATTTTTTGATGAACTCATGGTAAAGAATCTTCCGTTTCCAGTTGTCCATGATGACCTTCAGCACCATGCAAGCGGATGCTACTCTGTTCATTCGGGAATTAAAAAATGGAACCGTGAGGCAGAAAATGCCCTGATTAAAGCTGAGAAATTCTCGGCACTAGCGGATTGGACGACAGGACAAAAATATCCTGCTTCTGAATATAAACAGGCATGGAAAAATGTATTATTCAATCAATTCCATGACATTTTAGCAGGGACAAGTATAGAAGCAGCATATGAGGATGCCCGGGATATGCACGGAGAGGCAATGTCTATTGCTAAACGGGGTGTCAACTACGCGATTCAATCTATGTCTTGGAGAATTGATATAGAAGAAGAAAAAGGGATGAAACCGATTGTTATCTTTAATCCTCATTCGTGGAACAGTACTGTAAATGTTGAACAAGAAATAGGCGGATTAAAGCCGGAGGATATTTTAGTAGATGAAGAGGGAAATCAAGTCCCGATGCAAGTGGTTCAATCTCAGGCAACGGCTGGGGGCCGTTCACGCATCAGCTTTATTGCGAAGCTTCCTTCAATTGGATACCGAGTATATAAAATCGTTCAACGTGAAACTGGTAAAGAATTTACATCTATAAAGGCAAGTGACACTAGCTTGGAAAATCACAATTTTCGAGTTGTAATCGATCAACAAACCGGATTTGTCACGAGCATATATGATAAACAAAAGAAGCTGGAAATACTAGGAGAGCCAGCAGCAAGACCAGTCGTCATGAACGATCATAGCGACACATGGTCGCATAATGTTCTTCAGTTTAATGGCGAAGCAGGCACCTTCAAAGCAACCAGCGTAAAACTGGTGGAACATGGTCCAGTAAAATCAGTTATTCGCGTTATCAGTGAATATGGAAAATCGACACTCGTTCAAGACTTTACCATGTATAAGGAGTTAAACCAGATTGATGTCCATTGTACAATAAATTGGCAGGAACAATTTAAAGCACTAAAGATTAAGTTCCCTGTCGATCTTATCTTCAGAAAATCAACCTATGAAATTCCTTATGGGCACATTGTTAGAGAGGGCAATGGTGAAGAAGAGCCTGGACAAAACTGGATTGATACTTCTGGAACTCATCCATCAACAGGCGAATTATACGGGTTCAGCTTACTAAATGACGGCAAATACAGCTTCGATATCCATAACAAAGAAATGAGTATGACGGTCCTTCGCAGCCCGATTTATGCACATCATGACCCGCTAGTACCGGAAGAAGACCGATATTATTCATTTATTGATCAGGGAATTCAAAGATTCACTTACTCCATGCTGCCGCATGAAGGGAATTGGGAAACAGCTGGAACTGTAAAACGTGCAGCAGAATTGAACCAAAATCCAATTAGCATTATTGAAACCTATCATAAAGGTTCACTCCCACAAAAAGATTCTTTCTTGTCTGTTGATGTTGAGAATGTCATTGTAAGTGTCATAAAGCAAGCGGAGGACAATGAGGATCTTATTGTGCGTGCCTATGAAACAGCAAATGATGAAACTACGGCCATCATTTCTCTTCCTAAATGGAACCGACAAATAAAGACTAAGTTTAAGCCGTCAGAAATAAAAACATTCCGTATTCCAAAAGATTCTTCCGAACTAGTAATGGAAAATAATTTACTGGAGTGGGAAGAATAAGAAAGTCTTATGAGCACTTACTTAATAACAAGAGGAGTAAAGTACATGATTGTGTCGCAGCGCCGTAAGTTAATAAAAGAACTATTAATAAAAAATAAGAGTGTAAAGGTTTCTGACCTTGTTAATTTACTGCATGTATCAGAAGAAACAATCCGGCGGGATTTGAATCAACTTGAAAAAGAAGGTGTTGCCGAGAAAAACTACGGTGGAGCAGTCCTAATAGAGGAGGTCGAAAACCAATTTTTCATTCCTCCTGTGGATAAAAGAAAATTCCAATATTCTCGTGAGAAAGAGTTAATTGGGAAGGCAGCATCCCAATTGATAAAAGAGGGACAAACAATCATTTTTGATGCTGGATCAACAACCTGGTATGTAGGGAAAAACTTACCAGATAAAAGTAACTTGACGATTATAACCAATGCTATGAACGTTGCTGAGGAATGCAGCAAGGATGAAACAGCCTCCATCTATTTATTAGGCGGGAAACTAAGGAAGAATTCGATGAGTCTTGTTGGACCTCAGGTAGAGTCTGAATTACAAAACTACAATGCCGATTATGTGTTCCTTGGGACAGCGGGAATATCGTTAAGGCATGGGTTTACAAGCTCTGATTTGTATGATGCGGAAATGAAACGGGCGATGGTTTCTGCAGGACAAAAGATTGTTGTTGTGGCCGACCATAGCAAGCTGCATAAAGCAGGTTTAACTCCTTTTTGCCCTTTTGATCAAGCAGATATGTTTATTACCAGTGACCTTGCTGATATAGAAATCCTAAAGGAAATTGAAAAAAGAGGTGTAGAAGTAATTGTAGTACCTCTATCAGAAGATACGTTGGATAAATTGGTTTAGTAAGCTTTCTCTAGGTAGAAAGGAAGTGAGGGGATAAAGCAGCTATGTTTGTTTTTTCCCCTGACTTCTAGGAAATTAACATACTATTAAAATATTCAAAATGCAAAAGGAGGTTTTTAAATGGTAAATGTTGCTTTATTGAGTAAATGGCATGTTCATGCTGACGATTATGCACGTCAAGCAAATCAAAATCAACATCTGGAAATCAAAATCGTATGGGATGAAAATGCCGAACGTGGGAAAGAGTGGGCAAGTAAGCTCGGTGTTCCTTTTGAACAAGATTTAATGAAAGTTTTATCTAATCCGGAGATTGAGGCAGTTATTGTAGATACGCCAACAAACCTTCACAAAGAAATCATCCTGTTATCGGCAGAAAATAAAAAACATATTTTTTCTGAAAAAGTACTGGCTTTTACGGTGGAAGATTGTAAAGAGATTTTTGAGGCAGTCCAAAAAAACAAAGTAAAATTGATGGTTTCTTTGCCCCGACTAACTGAAAATTACTACTTATACGCCCAGCAGGTTATCGATGAAGGGTTATTAGGGAAGCTGACTTAT from Neobacillus sp. CF12 encodes:
- a CDS encoding DeoR/GlpR family DNA-binding transcription regulator; this encodes MIVSQRRKLIKELLIKNKSVKVSDLVNLLHVSEETIRRDLNQLEKEGVAEKNYGGAVLIEEVENQFFIPPVDKRKFQYSREKELIGKAASQLIKEGQTIIFDAGSTTWYVGKNLPDKSNLTIITNAMNVAEECSKDETASIYLLGGKLRKNSMSLVGPQVESELQNYNADYVFLGTAGISLRHGFTSSDLYDAEMKRAMVSAGQKIVVVADHSKLHKAGLTPFCPFDQADMFITSDLADIEILKEIEKRGVEVIVVPLSEDTLDKLV
- a CDS encoding MBL fold metallo-hydrolase codes for the protein MMKKISTNLYLYEDTCNVYVIKTEEKAVLIDFGDGNVLKHLDTIGVESVTDVFMTHHHRDQCQGLAVAVNEGIRIWVPHNEQDLFHHIDEHWLAREINNNYNMRQDRFSLLQSVPVYKTLKDYSTHVINGIKFSIIPSPGHSIGSITIIADIDDKKTAFTGDLIYAPGKVWSLAATQWSYNGGEGIALSVLSLLDLKDREPDLLLPSHGQIMEEPSSAMELLIKRYAVLMEQRKQNPRLFKLRENPYQSITPHLLQNCTSMSNAYVVLSKSGKALFIDFGYDFIGGIGSGSDRASRRPWLYTLSRLKEQYGVEKIDVVIPTHFHDDHVAGINLLRDVEGTEVWCPENVSEVLENPKKYDLPCVWYDPIKVDKQLTLNQIFKWEEFEFIVYEQAGHTLYAAAIEFIVDGKKVLAIGDQYQGDNGQFNYVYHNRFRISDYIDSAELYKSVKPDLIISGHWDPIVVTEEFLLQIEEKGKVLEQLHKDLLPLGELDFGAEGFGASIQPYQTEVQSGQNFSVTVEIKNPFPEENEIIAKMITPDSWEINKREFNTKLPGNETAQFTTSITIPAGTTGYRERIAVDLTVGKRRFGQHAEALVTIKDLPILGGAKND
- a CDS encoding alpha-mannosidase, with product MTEKNISMMEKQLPKTKEKTLHMIGNAHLDPVWLWQWQEGFQETKATFRSALDRMKEYPDFVFTNSSAANYEWIENNEPEMFEEIKQRIQEGRWEIVGGWWIQPDCNLPSGESFVRQGLYGQRYFHEKFGVTAKVGYNVDSFGHHGMLPQILKKSGMDYYIFMRPSPQEKGLPGRLFWWESDDGSRVLAYRIPFEYCTWGKDVEKHIRRNAGELKAPFNDLMTFYGVGNHGGGPTKENIESIKQLNENSSYPTLVFSTVNKFFDELMVKNLPFPVVHDDLQHHASGCYSVHSGIKKWNREAENALIKAEKFSALADWTTGQKYPASEYKQAWKNVLFNQFHDILAGTSIEAAYEDARDMHGEAMSIAKRGVNYAIQSMSWRIDIEEEKGMKPIVIFNPHSWNSTVNVEQEIGGLKPEDILVDEEGNQVPMQVVQSQATAGGRSRISFIAKLPSIGYRVYKIVQRETGKEFTSIKASDTSLENHNFRVVIDQQTGFVTSIYDKQKKLEILGEPAARPVVMNDHSDTWSHNVLQFNGEAGTFKATSVKLVEHGPVKSVIRVISEYGKSTLVQDFTMYKELNQIDVHCTINWQEQFKALKIKFPVDLIFRKSTYEIPYGHIVREGNGEEEPGQNWIDTSGTHPSTGELYGFSLLNDGKYSFDIHNKEMSMTVLRSPIYAHHDPLVPEEDRYYSFIDQGIQRFTYSMLPHEGNWETAGTVKRAAELNQNPISIIETYHKGSLPQKDSFLSVDVENVIVSVIKQAEDNEDLIVRAYETANDETTAIISLPKWNRQIKTKFKPSEIKTFRIPKDSSELVMENNLLEWEE